Proteins encoded within one genomic window of Halocatena marina:
- a CDS encoding aminoacyl--tRNA ligase-related protein has protein sequence MTEEGAMRRNNVLLATSRATNKQTAAQLAVRAGLIHRFGSGLYGFTPTGERVRQKIIHRITSEMESIGAQAISLPQLQYRSIWEQSGRWGRFEGEMFTLTNRDGQEMCLAPSHEEGIVSLVDGVVRSYEDLPLLLYQINTKHRDDHARNGLLRTKEFTMKDAYSLHADADSLDECYERVRAAYGRLFDSLGIEFVVVEAENSVMGGATSEEFVAPVETGTGELLSCASEACRFGVTDEHPDWDVWNRDSSLKCECPECQSRLVRSDGIEIGHVFKLGARYSEAMGLTIDTATGSQSVIMGSYGIGVTRLIQTLIEQHADEDGCRWPVTDAGTVAPFEVAIIPLEYESDGEIRDTADRLHEDCGPQNTLLFDDPAQTIGERFAESDLLGIPQKIILGNTYRETGDVEMETREGQTQRVAPDAVSTIQLEGG, from the coding sequence ATGACAGAAGAGGGAGCGATGAGACGAAATAACGTGCTCCTTGCGACCAGTCGAGCGACGAATAAACAGACAGCAGCGCAGTTGGCAGTCCGTGCTGGGCTCATCCATCGGTTCGGGAGTGGTCTGTACGGATTTACCCCGACAGGTGAACGCGTTCGTCAGAAGATCATCCATCGTATCACGAGCGAAATGGAGTCGATCGGGGCACAAGCGATCAGTCTTCCCCAGCTCCAGTACAGATCCATCTGGGAGCAGAGCGGACGGTGGGGACGCTTCGAAGGAGAGATGTTTACGCTCACGAACCGCGATGGGCAAGAGATGTGCCTTGCGCCATCTCACGAAGAGGGAATCGTCTCGCTCGTCGACGGCGTCGTCCGCTCGTACGAGGATCTCCCGCTCTTGCTCTATCAGATCAACACGAAGCACCGAGACGATCACGCTCGTAACGGGCTCCTACGAACGAAGGAGTTCACGATGAAGGACGCGTACAGCCTCCATGCAGACGCCGACTCACTCGATGAGTGTTACGAACGGGTCCGTGCTGCCTACGGCCGTCTCTTCGACTCACTCGGGATCGAGTTCGTCGTTGTTGAGGCCGAAAACAGCGTTATGGGTGGCGCTACTTCGGAGGAGTTCGTCGCTCCCGTCGAGACGGGAACTGGTGAACTGCTCTCGTGTGCGAGTGAGGCGTGTCGATTCGGCGTCACCGACGAACATCCCGACTGGGACGTTTGGAATCGTGATTCGTCTCTCAAGTGCGAGTGTCCCGAGTGTCAGAGTCGGCTCGTGCGGAGTGACGGAATCGAGATCGGACACGTGTTCAAACTCGGAGCACGCTACTCAGAGGCGATGGGTCTCACCATCGACACCGCCACTGGTTCGCAGTCCGTCATAATGGGAAGCTACGGGATCGGCGTTACCCGTCTCATCCAGACGCTCATCGAACAGCACGCCGACGAAGATGGTTGTCGCTGGCCCGTCACTGACGCAGGAACTGTCGCTCCATTCGAGGTGGCAATCATTCCCCTCGAATACGAGAGCGACGGTGAAATACGAGACACCGCCGATCGGCTCCACGAGGACTGCGGTCCTCAGAACACGCTCCTCTTCGATGACCCAGCGCAGACGATCGGTGAACGGTTCGCCGAAAGTGATCTGCTCGGAATTCCCCAGAAGATCATCTTGGGCAACACGTACCGTGAAACGGGCGATGTCGAGATGGAGACACGAGAGGGACAGACACAGCGCGTGGCTCCCGATGCGGTATCGACAATACAGCTCGAAGGTGGATGA